CGCGCCATGACCGTGGATTGCGACGTCCACCAGGGCAACGGCACCGCCTTCATCTTCCAACGCAAGCCCACGCCCGGAGATCCGCTGCCGTCGGCCGGTGGGGCCACCCTGCGCCGCACCGAGAATGGCTCCATCCGCCAGACCCAGGCCGACGACGTGTTCACCATCTCGCTCCACCAGGAGCACAACTACCCGATGTGGAAGCCGGCCTCGTCGATCGACGTGAACCTGCCCGACGGCACCCGCGACGAGCAGTACCTGGCCTGGCTCGACAACGCGCTCAGCTCCGGGTTCCGCCACTTCCAGCCGGACTTGATCTCCTACGTCGCCGGCGCGGACCCCTACCGCGAGGACCAGCTCGGCGGCCTGGCCCTTAGCATTGAAGGACTAAAGAAGCGAGATGAACTGGTGTTCCGCGTAGCCCAGGCGCGCAACATTCCCGTCATGGTGACCCTCGCCGGCGGCTACGCGCAAAACGTCGAGGACACGATCACCATCCACTGCAATACCGTGGTGGCGGCGCAGGAAGTGTTTGGGAATTTGTAATTGGAAATTCTTAATTTGTAATTTTTCCCATGGTTTGGGACAGACGGAAATTTCAAATTACAAATTTTCAAATTCCGTGTTTTTTGACTTCCTCGTTGTAGTACTTGCGGTAGAGGATGTCCCACTCCTGGCTGCCCTCGAGGATGGTGCGGCGTTGAGATTCGATCTTGCGCCGGGCTTCCTGGTCGATCCTCTTTTCCTGGAGCAACAGTTCTTCCAGCAGGCGGCGAACTTCCAGGCGAACGCTGTTCTTTTCCTTGAGTAACTTCACGTTCTCCATGGCTTCGAGCGCCTCGGTGATATTGCGCGCCAGCACGTTCATCTTGTCGCGGCTGATGCGATAGGGCTCTTCCGACTTGATGTCGACGCGCACTACAGCACCGCCTTGTACTTGCGGACCAGTTCGTTCTTCACCTTCTTGAACATCTCCTGATAGTTGGCGCCCGTCTTGCGCATTTCGTCGGAGTAGGTTTCCAGGATGACGCGG
The Terriglobales bacterium genome window above contains:
- a CDS encoding histone deacetylase, which gives rise to RAMTVDCDVHQGNGTAFIFQRKPTPGDPLPSAGGATLRRTENGSIRQTQADDVFTISLHQEHNYPMWKPASSIDVNLPDGTRDEQYLAWLDNALSSGFRHFQPDLISYVAGADPYREDQLGGLALSIEGLKKRDELVFRVAQARNIPVMVTLAGGYAQNVEDTITIHCNTVVAAQEVFGNL
- a CDS encoding DUF507 family protein; translated protein: MRVDIKSEEPYRISRDKMNVLARNITEALEAMENVKLLKEKNSVRLEVRRLLEELLLQEKRIDQEARRKIESQRRTILEGSQEWDILYRKYYNEEVKKHGI